Genomic window (Sphingosinicella microcystinivorans):
TGAACGCCTCTTCCTCGGCCTTCGTTTTGAAGCCGCCGCGCTTGACGGTGGCGAGCACCGAGGCGGCCTGTTCGCCGCCCATCACGGAAATGCGCGCGTTCGGCCACATCCAGAGGAAGCGCGGGCTATAGGCGCGGCCGCACATGCCGTAGTTGCCCGCGCCGAAGCTGCCGCCGATCACCACGGTGAACTTCGGCACGGCGGCGCAGGCGACGGCCGTCACCATTTTCGCGCCGTGGCGGGCGATGCCCTCGTTCTCGTAGCGCTTGCCGACCATGAAGCCGGAGATGTTCTGGAGGAACAAGAGCGGCACGCGGCGCTGGCAGCACAGCTCGATGAAATGCGCCCCCTTCTGCGCGCTTTCGGAAAAGAGGATGCCGTTGTTGGCGACGATGCCGACCGGATAGCCCTCGATATGCGCGAAGCCGGTGACGAGCGTTTCGCCGTAGAGCGCCTTGAACTCGTCGAGCGCGCTGTCGTCGACGATGCGCGCGATGATCTCGCGCACGTCCACCGGGTGCCGCGTGTCGGCGGGGACGAGGCCGTAAATCTCGGACGGGTCGTGGCGCGGCGGCTTCGGCGCCTGCACGGCAACCTCCGGCGCGCGGGGCGCGGGGAGGGTGGCGACGATGTGGCGCGCGATGGAAAGCGCGTGCGCGTCGTCGTTGGCGAGATGGTCGGCGACGCCGGAGATACGCGCGTGCACGTCGCCGCCGCCGAGCTCCTCCGCCGTCACCTCCTCGCCGGTCGCGGCCTTCACCAAGGGAGGCCCGCCGAGGAAGATCGTGCCCTGGTTGCGGACGATGATGCTCTCGTCGGACATGGCGGGCACGTAGGCGCCGCCCGCGGTGCAGCTTCCCATGACGACGGCGATCTGCGCGATGCCTTCGGCGGACATCGTCGCCTGATTGTAGAAGATGCGGCCGAAGTGGTCGCGGTCCGGGAACACCTCGTCCTGATTGGGGAGGTTGGCGCCGCCGGAATCGACGAGATAGACGCAGGGCAGGCGGTTCTGGCGCGCGACTTCCTGCGCGCGCAGGTGCTTCTTCACGGTGAGCGGATAGTAGGTGCCGCCCTTCACGGTGGCGTCGTTGCACACGATCACGCAGGTGCGCCCGGCGATCTGGCCGACGCCGGCGATCACGCCCGCGGCGGGCACCTCGTCCTCGTAGACGTCGTATCCGGCGAACAGCGACAGCTCGAGGAAGGCGGTGCCGGGATCGAGCAGCCGCTCGACGCGTTCGCGGGGCAGCAGCTTGCCGCGCGCCGTGTGCCGCTCGCGCGAGTCCGCATTGCCGCCGAGCGCGATCTGGGCCGAGCGTTCGCGCAGGTCCGCGACGAGCGCCTGCATCGCCTCCGCATTCGCCTTGAATTCCGGGTCGATACTCTTCGCCTGCGTGCCGATTACGGCCATCGGTCGATCATCCCCTCAGCTTCATTCAGGGCGGGAATAGCACGCCCGGGGGATTCGGTCTTAATTGAATGCATTGCCGGTTTCGCATAGATGGCATCTATGTTTGACGGCTATCTCCTGCGCTACTTCCTCGCCGTCGTCGAGACGGGCAGTTTCACGGCGGCGGCGGCGCGGGTGAACGTCACGCAGCCGACGCTTTCCGCGGGCGTCGCCAAGCTGGAGCGCGAGCTCGGCGTGCCGCTGTTCATCCGCTCCGCGCGCCGCGTGGAGTTGACCGAGGCGGGCGCGCGCTTCCTTCAGCGGGCGCGCAACATCATGCAGGAATACAACGCCGCGCTCGGCGAGATCGGCGAGCCCGCGCGGCGGCGGGCCTTGCGGCTCGGCCTGCTGCACACGGTTCCGGCCAGCATCGGCGAGCGGCTCGTGCGCGACTGGCAATCCATTGATGGCGCCAATGGACTTGAGATCGTCGAGGGCAGCGACGCCGAGCTTGTCACGCGCCTCGATCAGGGCCGCGTCGACATGGCGCTAACGCTGATGCGTGCGGGCGCGGACAAATATGCGCCGGTCGCGGTCTGCGAGGAACCCTATCTGCTGATGATGCCGGAGGACCACGCGCTCGCGGGGCACGACCCGGTGCCGTCCGACGCGCTGCACAGCACGCCGATGGTCGTGCGCCGCCGCTGCGAGGTGCTGAGCGAGGTCAGCCGGCACTTCACGGGCCACGGCGTCCGCCCGCCGCTCGCTTACCGCACGGTGCAGGAGGAGCGCGCGCTGGCGATGGTCGCCGCCGGGCTCGGCGTCACGGTGATGCCCGCATCGTACAGCGCGCCGAGGATCGTTCAGCGCCGCCTGTCCGG
Coding sequences:
- a CDS encoding LysR family transcriptional regulator yields the protein MASMFDGYLLRYFLAVVETGSFTAAAARVNVTQPTLSAGVAKLERELGVPLFIRSARRVELTEAGARFLQRARNIMQEYNAALGEIGEPARRRALRLGLLHTVPASIGERLVRDWQSIDGANGLEIVEGSDAELVTRLDQGRVDMALTLMRAGADKYAPVAVCEEPYLLMMPEDHALAGHDPVPSDALHSTPMVVRRRCEVLSEVSRHFTGHGVRPPLAYRTVQEERALAMVAAGLGVTVMPASYSAPRIVQRRLSGFDRTRTLAVLQSPVAMALRSDVARMTSLIQEALRRQPAPSRAMP
- a CDS encoding carboxyl transferase domain-containing protein produces the protein MAVIGTQAKSIDPEFKANAEAMQALVADLRERSAQIALGGNADSRERHTARGKLLPRERVERLLDPGTAFLELSLFAGYDVYEDEVPAAGVIAGVGQIAGRTCVIVCNDATVKGGTYYPLTVKKHLRAQEVARQNRLPCVYLVDSGGANLPNQDEVFPDRDHFGRIFYNQATMSAEGIAQIAVVMGSCTAGGAYVPAMSDESIIVRNQGTIFLGGPPLVKAATGEEVTAEELGGGDVHARISGVADHLANDDAHALSIARHIVATLPAPRAPEVAVQAPKPPRHDPSEIYGLVPADTRHPVDVREIIARIVDDSALDEFKALYGETLVTGFAHIEGYPVGIVANNGILFSESAQKGAHFIELCCQRRVPLLFLQNISGFMVGKRYENEGIARHGAKMVTAVACAAVPKFTVVIGGSFGAGNYGMCGRAYSPRFLWMWPNARISVMGGEQAASVLATVKRGGFKTKAEEEAFKAPIRAQYEKQGHPYYASARLWDDGIIDPADTRTVVALGLAASLNAPVPETRFGTFRM